In a single window of the Pontibacter russatus genome:
- a CDS encoding PorP/SprF family type IX secretion system membrane protein, giving the protein MKKFSILVLFTLLASAAVAQQKALYSQYMTNYFLLNPAVAGYGKNLNVKAGYRNQWVGFEGAPSTFYVSGEAALFQNGRRSRRRNQPYHGAGGYIYKDITGPTSRTGVLLSYAYHVPLNRTVYFSSGLFAGVQQYNFNADKIQMADGSNDRDPVTSGGNQTSFLPDLSVGTYLHSDQFFAGVSLFQVLGNKIFEFDNSKDASRLVRHLFVSGGYNFDINRNITVAPSVLVKYVDPAPLQADINVKGIYNFSKSRRRSAYDDKVWVGASYRTQDALVALCGFQFMEQYELSYSYDITVSPIRHHSAGSHEIMVGFRVK; this is encoded by the coding sequence ATGAAAAAGTTTAGCATACTTGTTTTGTTTACCCTGCTGGCCTCGGCTGCGGTTGCCCAGCAGAAAGCCCTGTACAGCCAGTACATGACCAATTATTTCCTGCTCAACCCGGCCGTGGCGGGCTACGGCAAAAACCTGAACGTAAAAGCCGGCTACCGCAACCAGTGGGTCGGCTTTGAGGGTGCCCCTTCCACTTTTTACGTGAGCGGGGAAGCCGCCCTCTTCCAGAACGGGCGACGCAGCAGGCGCAGGAACCAGCCATACCACGGGGCCGGGGGGTATATATACAAGGACATCACCGGCCCGACCAGCCGCACCGGCGTGCTGCTGTCGTATGCCTACCATGTGCCGCTCAACAGAACCGTCTACTTCTCGTCAGGCCTGTTTGCGGGGGTGCAGCAGTATAATTTTAATGCCGATAAGATTCAGATGGCGGATGGCTCGAATGATCGCGACCCGGTGACCAGCGGCGGCAACCAGACCTCCTTTTTACCGGACCTGAGCGTGGGCACCTACCTGCACTCCGACCAGTTCTTCGCTGGCGTCTCGCTGTTTCAGGTGCTGGGGAACAAAATTTTTGAGTTCGACAACTCGAAAGACGCCAGCCGGCTGGTCCGCCACCTGTTTGTGTCCGGGGGATATAACTTCGACATCAACCGAAACATTACGGTGGCCCCCTCTGTACTGGTCAAGTACGTGGACCCCGCTCCGCTGCAGGCCGACATCAACGTGAAGGGCATATATAATTTCAGCAAAAGCCGCCGCCGGTCGGCCTACGACGACAAGGTGTGGGTCGGCGCCTCGTACCGCACCCAGGACGCCCTGGTGGCCCTCTGCGGTTTTCAGTTTATGGAGCAGTACGAGTTGAGCTACTCCTACGACATCACCGTATCCCCCATCCGGCACCACAGCGCCGGATCGCACGAGATCATGGTCGGCTTCCGCGTGAAATAA